The Spartinivicinus poritis genome contains a region encoding:
- the rnhB gene encoding ribonuclease HII → MSQSEINWEIAQHQLVAGVDEVGRGPLCGAVVTAAVILDPNQPIEGLNDSKKLTDKKREQLFDVIQQRALAWHIGRAEVEEIDQLNILHATMLAMQRAVLGLSVKPELVLIDGNRCPELPYPSQAVVKGDSQVQAIAAASILAKVTRDREMHVLDQQYPGYGLAKHKGYPTKAHLAALEKQGVAPIYRRSFKPVQRLLES, encoded by the coding sequence ATGAGTCAGTCTGAAATAAACTGGGAAATTGCTCAGCATCAGTTAGTTGCAGGTGTTGATGAGGTAGGTAGAGGTCCGCTGTGTGGAGCTGTAGTGACTGCTGCAGTGATTTTAGATCCTAACCAGCCTATTGAAGGTTTAAATGACTCAAAAAAACTGACTGATAAAAAGCGTGAGCAACTCTTTGACGTTATTCAGCAACGAGCCTTAGCATGGCATATCGGCCGGGCCGAGGTTGAGGAAATTGACCAGCTCAATATTTTGCATGCCACCATGCTGGCAATGCAGCGAGCAGTGTTAGGTTTATCAGTTAAGCCAGAGCTTGTGCTTATTGATGGTAATCGTTGTCCAGAACTTCCTTATCCTAGTCAGGCTGTGGTTAAAGGTGATTCTCAAGTGCAGGCAATTGCTGCAGCATCTATTTTGGCTAAAGTGACTCGGGACAGGGAAATGCATGTGTTGGATCAGCAGTATCCTGGTTATGGTTTAGCCAAGCATAAAGGCTATCCTACCAAAGCGCACTTAGCGGCTCTTGAAAAACAGGGGGTAGCCCCTATTTATCGGCGTTCATTTAAGCCTGTCCAGAGGCTGCTAGAAAGCTAA
- the lpxB gene encoding lipid-A-disaccharide synthase, with protein MTNLSYPFYQGPLRVGIVAGEASGDILGAGLIKSLKKRFPTAVFEGIGGPLMEAEGFHSHVPMERLSVMGLVEVLGRLKELLSIRKQLFNYFTETPPHIFIGIDAPDFNLELECKLKQAGITTVHYVSPSVWAWRQSRVKKIARSVDHMLTLLPFEAVFYQQHQVPVTFVGHPLADEIPLQSDQAAARQQLQLPVNAPVIALLPGSRGSEIKQLGQLFLATFQRCLEQYPNANAVLPCANSVRRKQLEALLSLPENAAVKNRVKLIDEQADQAMVAADTVLVASGTATLQCMLLKRPMVMAYRLAPITYQILRWLVKTPYVALPNLLAERQLVPEFIQSAATVDNLTTASLANLAGNNSWAQTEALFLELHQQLRCQASDKAAQVVSQLVADQFIK; from the coding sequence ATGACAAACTTGAGTTACCCATTTTATCAAGGCCCTTTACGAGTAGGTATTGTGGCAGGTGAAGCCTCTGGTGATATTTTGGGGGCGGGTTTAATTAAGTCATTAAAAAAGCGCTTCCCAACGGCTGTGTTTGAAGGAATTGGCGGGCCACTTATGGAAGCGGAAGGTTTTCATAGTCATGTGCCTATGGAGCGCCTTTCTGTTATGGGTTTGGTAGAAGTATTGGGGCGCTTAAAGGAATTGTTAAGCATTCGTAAGCAGCTTTTTAATTATTTTACAGAAACACCACCCCATATATTTATAGGTATAGATGCGCCTGATTTTAATCTTGAGCTTGAATGTAAGCTCAAGCAGGCTGGTATTACTACTGTTCACTATGTCAGCCCTTCAGTGTGGGCTTGGCGGCAGAGTCGAGTGAAGAAAATTGCTCGGTCAGTGGATCATATGCTGACCTTGTTACCATTTGAAGCCGTTTTTTACCAGCAACACCAAGTACCTGTTACCTTTGTGGGCCACCCTCTGGCTGATGAAATTCCACTTCAAAGTGACCAAGCTGCGGCTAGACAGCAGTTGCAATTACCAGTCAATGCGCCGGTAATTGCGTTGCTGCCAGGCAGTCGAGGCTCTGAAATAAAACAGTTGGGACAGCTGTTTTTAGCTACTTTTCAGCGGTGTTTAGAGCAGTATCCAAATGCGAATGCTGTGTTGCCTTGTGCTAATAGTGTCAGAAGAAAACAGCTCGAAGCACTGCTTAGTTTGCCAGAAAATGCAGCGGTTAAAAATCGAGTAAAATTGATTGATGAACAAGCGGATCAGGCAATGGTCGCCGCAGATACTGTACTAGTAGCCTCTGGTACAGCCACTTTGCAATGTATGCTGCTGAAAAGGCCGATGGTTATGGCTTATCGACTTGCTCCTATCACATATCAGATTTTGCGTTGGTTGGTAAAAACACCTTATGTTGCTCTGCCTAACTTGCTTGCAGAGCGGCAGTTAGTGCCGGAGTTTATTCAGTCTGCTGCAACTGTCGATAATTTAACAACAGCTTCACTGGCAAACTTGGCAGGCAATAATAGCTGGGCGCAAACTGAAGCATTATTTTTAGAGTTACATCAGCAGCTACGCTGTCAAGCCAGCGATAAAGCTGCTCAAGTTGTTAGTCAACTAGTAGCGGATCAATTTATAAAATGA
- a CDS encoding OmpH family outer membrane protein, whose product MVKKLIGMVFAGFVFASLAPVTMAEVKVAVVDYQKALNQSDAAKKYLKQLESKFSGKVNNLKRLEADAKRINTKLKKDAAAMSNTERGKLQLELKRKAEDYQIQTKEFQAEKNKADREQFKKLKPKLDKAITEVAKANGYDLVLNRATAFYINPKHDITLKVIQKLNTYR is encoded by the coding sequence TTGGTCAAAAAACTAATCGGAATGGTGTTTGCCGGGTTTGTATTTGCTTCATTAGCACCTGTTACTATGGCTGAAGTTAAAGTAGCTGTGGTTGACTATCAAAAAGCACTTAATCAGTCAGATGCTGCTAAAAAATACTTAAAACAACTGGAAAGTAAGTTTAGTGGTAAAGTTAACAACTTGAAAAGGCTGGAGGCTGATGCTAAACGCATTAACACCAAACTGAAGAAAGATGCTGCTGCTATGAGTAATACTGAGCGTGGCAAATTACAGCTTGAGCTAAAGCGGAAAGCTGAAGACTATCAGATTCAGACTAAAGAGTTTCAGGCTGAAAAAAATAAAGCGGATCGTGAGCAGTTTAAAAAGCTAAAGCCAAAGTTGGACAAAGCAATTACAGAAGTGGCAAAAGCAAATGGCTATGATCTTGTTTTAAATCGTGCGACAGCATTCTATATTAACCCAAAACATGATATAACTCTCAAAGTAATCCAGAAACTTAATACCTACCGTTAA
- the lpxA gene encoding acyl-ACP--UDP-N-acetylglucosamine O-acyltransferase, with protein sequence MIDSRAVIDPKAKVAEGVEVGPWSYIGPEVEIGPGSVIHSHVVIKGPTQIGKNNRIFQFASVGEDCQDKKYQGEPTRLEIGDNNIIREGCTIHRGTVQDNSATIIGNNNLFMAYVHVGHDSIIEDDCIFANNAAIAGHVKVGRGAILGGYTTVHQFCMVGAYSMSAAHTAVFKDIPAFVMVSGNPAEAHGMNFEGMRRRQYSPELIKILRQAYKVVYRQGLTLEEALAKLSVLEKGYAEVSVFIKSLEASTRGITR encoded by the coding sequence TTGATTGATTCACGAGCTGTCATTGACCCCAAAGCGAAAGTGGCCGAGGGAGTTGAGGTTGGGCCCTGGAGTTACATCGGGCCGGAAGTTGAAATTGGACCTGGTTCAGTTATTCACTCCCATGTTGTTATTAAAGGACCCACCCAGATTGGCAAGAATAACCGAATCTTTCAATTTGCCTCAGTTGGTGAAGACTGTCAGGATAAAAAATATCAAGGCGAGCCTACTCGCCTGGAAATTGGTGATAATAATATTATTCGAGAGGGCTGTACTATTCATAGAGGTACTGTTCAGGATAATAGTGCCACCATCATTGGTAACAACAATTTATTCATGGCTTATGTTCATGTGGGCCATGATAGCATTATCGAAGATGACTGCATTTTCGCAAATAACGCGGCAATTGCTGGTCATGTCAAAGTAGGGCGTGGGGCAATCCTGGGCGGTTATACCACAGTGCACCAGTTTTGTATGGTAGGTGCTTATAGCATGTCTGCTGCCCATACTGCCGTATTTAAAGATATACCTGCTTTTGTGATGGTCAGTGGTAATCCGGCTGAAGCCCATGGAATGAATTTTGAGGGTATGCGACGCCGACAGTATTCACCAGAGCTGATTAAAATACTTCGACAAGCTTATAAAGTTGTTTATCGACAAGGACTCACTTTAGAGGAAGCCTTAGCGAAACTATCAGTACTGGAAAAAGGCTATGCTGAAGTTTCTGTATTCATAAAGTCACTCGAGGCTTCAACTCGGGGAATTACCCGATAG
- the dnaE gene encoding DNA polymerase III subunit alpha, which yields MSNNAPNFVHLRLHTEYSLIDGIVKIKPLIAETVAKGMPAVAVTDQMNLYALVKFYKAALASGIKPICGADLWLENDEASASPLPMLLLIQNKEGYRNLTELISQAYQINQHHEKAIIKKDWLKQKSAGLIAISGGKLSEIGCALLAGHQQQAESLVKEWQAIFPDRFYLELQRTGRENDEEYLHAAVALAEACCCPVVATNDVRFLHQEDFDAHEARVCIGEGRVLDDPRRPRRYSEQQYLRSPEEMVELFADIPEALANTVEIAKRCTIEVQLGKYFLPEYPVPEGKTMDQFFREFSHQGLEERLAITLDPATPDYENLHQQYIDRLNFELDIILQMGFPGYFLIVMDFIQWAKNNGVPVGPGRGSGAGSLVAYAQKITDLDPLEYDLLFERFLNPERVSMPDFDVDFCMDGRDRVIDYVAQNYGRDAVSQIITFGTMAAKAVVRDVARVQGKSYGLADKLSKMIPFEVGMTLSKAYEQEETIREFLASDEAAQEIWEMALKLEGTTRNVGKHAGGVVIAPTKLTDFAPLYCDEEGHGLVTQFDKDDVEQAGLVKFDFLGLRTLTIIDWALETINKRRAIKSEAPIDISQINLADELVFKLLQRAETTAVFQLESRGMKELIKRLLPSCFEDIIALVALFRPGPLQSGMVDDFINRKHGRATVEYPHPDLEPVLSNTYGVILYQEQVMQIAQVLANYTLGQADMLRRAMGKKKPEEMAKQREIFNKGASDNSIPAEQATYIFDLMEKFAGYGFNKSHSAAYALVSYQTAWLKAYFPAEFMAAVLSSDIHNTDKVVILIEECRSMKLNITPPNVNISEYKFTVSDQDDIVYGLGAIKGVGEGPIEAIVEARKEGGAFKDLFDFCKRIDGKKINKRVMEALVRSGALDRLGPAQYQKMAFLGKNRAVLFAAMEDALKAADQEAKSQDSGHGDLFGELMAETEQDCYEYYYNAYEWPDNQRLVGEKETLGLYLTGHPIDQYESEIKHIIRNRIVDLRPARESQYIAGLIVALRVMRNKRGQKMAFITLDDRTARIEVSVFSDQFEQYQQQLEKDALVIVEGEVSHDDYTNNLKVRAKSLANLTEARSKYARQLQLVIPEQTFKRDFVENLATLLAEYKGQLPVTIEYQKHDAKAKLILADQWRVAPTDELIQALKKQYGKNSVELQYR from the coding sequence ATGTCTAATAACGCGCCAAATTTTGTTCATCTGCGATTACATACAGAATATTCACTGATTGATGGTATTGTAAAAATCAAGCCTTTGATTGCTGAAACAGTAGCTAAAGGAATGCCTGCTGTTGCTGTGACTGACCAAATGAATTTATATGCTTTAGTTAAGTTTTACAAAGCAGCACTGGCTTCAGGGATTAAACCTATCTGTGGTGCAGATCTTTGGCTGGAAAATGATGAAGCCAGTGCTTCTCCATTGCCGATGTTATTATTAATACAAAATAAAGAAGGCTATCGTAATTTAACGGAGCTTATTTCACAGGCTTATCAAATCAATCAACATCATGAAAAAGCCATAATCAAAAAGGATTGGCTTAAGCAAAAGTCAGCAGGGCTAATAGCCATTTCTGGGGGAAAACTAAGTGAAATTGGTTGTGCACTATTGGCTGGTCATCAGCAGCAAGCTGAGTCATTAGTTAAAGAGTGGCAGGCGATTTTTCCTGATCGTTTTTATTTAGAGTTACAGCGGACTGGGCGTGAAAATGATGAAGAATATTTACATGCTGCAGTGGCGCTTGCTGAAGCTTGTTGTTGTCCTGTTGTTGCAACCAATGATGTCCGTTTTTTACATCAAGAAGACTTCGATGCTCATGAAGCAAGGGTGTGTATTGGTGAGGGCCGAGTATTAGACGACCCTCGTCGTCCACGAAGGTACAGTGAACAACAGTATTTGCGCTCTCCAGAGGAAATGGTAGAGCTATTTGCCGATATTCCAGAAGCACTGGCCAATACAGTAGAAATTGCCAAACGTTGTACGATTGAGGTACAGCTAGGCAAATATTTTTTGCCAGAATATCCGGTGCCAGAAGGGAAAACCATGGATCAGTTTTTCCGTGAGTTTTCCCATCAAGGGCTTGAAGAAAGGTTGGCTATTACCTTAGACCCAGCTACACCAGACTATGAAAACCTGCACCAGCAGTATATTGATCGACTGAATTTTGAATTGGATATTATCCTACAGATGGGGTTTCCCGGTTATTTCCTAATCGTGATGGACTTTATCCAATGGGCGAAAAATAACGGTGTTCCGGTAGGGCCAGGCAGGGGGTCGGGTGCAGGCTCGCTGGTAGCCTATGCCCAAAAAATTACTGACCTTGACCCGTTAGAATATGATTTGCTATTTGAGCGGTTTTTGAATCCAGAGCGGGTGTCCATGCCTGACTTTGATGTTGACTTCTGTATGGATGGCCGGGACCGGGTCATTGATTATGTTGCGCAGAACTATGGTCGGGATGCCGTTTCCCAAATTATTACCTTCGGTACTATGGCTGCAAAAGCGGTTGTGCGAGATGTTGCGAGGGTGCAGGGCAAGTCATATGGATTGGCTGACAAGCTGTCTAAAATGATTCCCTTTGAAGTAGGGATGACTTTATCCAAAGCCTATGAGCAAGAAGAAACCATTCGTGAGTTTTTAGCTAGCGATGAAGCTGCCCAAGAAATTTGGGAGATGGCGCTTAAGCTGGAAGGGACCACTCGAAATGTAGGGAAGCATGCGGGTGGAGTTGTAATAGCGCCAACTAAGCTCACAGACTTTGCCCCCCTTTATTGTGATGAGGAAGGCCATGGCTTAGTTACCCAGTTTGATAAAGATGATGTTGAACAGGCTGGGTTGGTTAAGTTTGACTTTTTGGGGCTAAGAACTCTAACGATTATTGATTGGGCATTAGAAACCATTAATAAGCGTCGAGCGATTAAAAGTGAAGCGCCTATTGATATTAGCCAGATAAACTTAGCAGATGAATTAGTTTTTAAGCTATTGCAGCGAGCAGAGACAACTGCCGTGTTTCAGCTTGAATCCCGTGGAATGAAGGAGTTGATTAAGCGCCTACTGCCCAGTTGTTTTGAAGATATTATTGCGTTGGTGGCATTATTCCGGCCAGGACCACTTCAGTCAGGGATGGTAGATGACTTTATTAATCGTAAGCATGGTCGTGCCACCGTAGAATACCCGCACCCTGATTTGGAGCCAGTACTATCCAACACTTATGGAGTCATTCTGTATCAGGAACAGGTTATGCAGATTGCTCAGGTACTGGCTAATTACACCTTAGGTCAGGCTGACATGCTCCGTCGAGCCATGGGTAAGAAAAAGCCTGAAGAAATGGCCAAGCAGCGGGAAATATTTAATAAAGGTGCTTCAGACAATAGCATTCCTGCAGAACAAGCGACTTATATTTTTGACTTGATGGAAAAATTTGCAGGCTATGGATTTAACAAGTCTCATTCAGCTGCTTACGCGCTAGTTTCTTATCAAACAGCCTGGCTGAAAGCCTATTTCCCAGCAGAGTTTATGGCTGCGGTGTTGTCTTCAGATATTCATAACACTGATAAAGTAGTGATTCTGATTGAAGAATGCCGCTCGATGAAGCTGAATATTACACCACCCAATGTGAATATCAGTGAATATAAATTTACCGTGAGTGATCAGGACGACATCGTCTACGGCTTAGGTGCGATTAAAGGGGTTGGAGAAGGCCCGATTGAAGCCATCGTTGAAGCGCGAAAAGAGGGGGGTGCTTTTAAGGATTTATTTGATTTTTGTAAACGCATAGATGGTAAAAAAATTAATAAACGGGTGATGGAAGCCCTGGTACGCTCAGGGGCTTTAGACCGGCTGGGCCCAGCTCAATATCAGAAAATGGCATTTCTTGGTAAGAATCGAGCGGTCTTGTTTGCTGCTATGGAAGATGCGTTAAAAGCAGCTGATCAAGAGGCAAAAAGCCAAGATAGTGGTCATGGTGACTTGTTTGGGGAGCTGATGGCTGAAACGGAGCAAGACTGTTATGAATATTACTATAACGCCTATGAGTGGCCTGATAACCAGCGTTTGGTAGGAGAAAAAGAAACGCTTGGGCTGTATTTAACTGGCCACCCCATAGATCAGTATGAGTCTGAAATTAAGCACATTATTAGAAACCGCATTGTTGATTTACGGCCGGCCCGAGAAAGCCAATACATCGCAGGATTAATTGTTGCTTTGCGAGTCATGCGTAACAAGCGTGGCCAGAAAATGGCTTTTATCACTTTGGATGATCGTACTGCAAGAATTGAAGTTTCTGTATTTTCAGATCAATTTGAACAGTATCAGCAACAGCTGGAAAAAGATGCACTGGTTATTGTGGAGGGTGAGGTAAGTCATGATGACTACACTAATAACTTGAAAGTGCGCGCTAAGTCATTAGCTAATTTAACGGAAGCACGCAGTAAATATGCACGACAGCTTCAGTTAGTAATTCCGGAGCAAACTTTTAAGCGAGACTTTGTAGAAAACTTAGCTACCCTACTGGCAGAGTATAAGGGGCAGCTACCTGTTACCATTGAATACCAAAAACATGATGCTAAGGCTAAATTGATATTGGCTGATCAATGGCGTGTAGCCCCAACTGATGAGCTTATTCAAGCGTTGAAGAAACAGTATGGAAAAAATTCAGTTGAGTTGCAGTATAGATAA
- the fabZ gene encoding 3-hydroxyacyl-ACP dehydratase FabZ — translation MMRVEEIKEFLPQRYPFLLVDRVVDLDLDAKTIKCYKNVSVNEDFFNGHFPQHPIMPGVLIVEAMAQAAGILGFKMSGKQREDNHVYYFAGADKVRFKQPVVPGDQLVLNATYKTEKRGIWKFYCEAVVDGKMVSSAEITCAKKEL, via the coding sequence ATGATGCGCGTTGAAGAAATTAAAGAGTTTTTGCCTCAAAGGTATCCGTTTTTGTTGGTTGACCGGGTGGTTGATCTAGATCTGGATGCTAAAACTATTAAGTGCTACAAAAATGTTTCAGTAAATGAAGATTTCTTCAATGGTCACTTTCCGCAGCATCCTATTATGCCAGGTGTACTTATCGTTGAGGCAATGGCTCAAGCGGCAGGTATTTTAGGTTTTAAAATGAGTGGTAAGCAGCGCGAAGATAATCATGTGTATTATTTTGCTGGCGCTGATAAAGTTAGATTCAAGCAGCCTGTTGTACCTGGTGATCAGTTAGTATTAAACGCTACTTATAAAACAGAAAAGCGTGGTATATGGAAATTTTATTGTGAAGCTGTAGTTGATGGAAAAATGGTGAGTTCCGCTGAAATAACTTGTGCCAAAAAGGAACTCTAG
- a CDS encoding substrate-binding periplasmic protein produces the protein MLCPSPQQILQHRLVCLIVVLTLISISSQAAANCSRIKISGNPEYPPLLWRDRTNPKQLTGVSIALLKRAVESLDITVDAIYVGPWSRAQAKIKANELDMLAGAFLTVERTTYMEYVKPAYTQVANVVFVANGKGFKFKRWSDLKNKRGATLINNSFGQKFDQYAQDHLALYGVRSLEIAFKLLLAKRADYVVYELYPGLAYAKAMGVNQEIRHFTNYINSEPLYYTFALKSPCLEKNLTKHLSDFIHSQKNTRLEKELLEEYLQLWQNQAHLALDAPP, from the coding sequence ATGCTTTGCCCTAGTCCACAACAAATACTACAACACCGACTAGTTTGCCTGATTGTTGTGCTGACTTTAATAAGTATTTCCAGTCAAGCTGCTGCTAACTGTTCCCGAATTAAAATATCAGGCAACCCAGAATACCCACCATTATTATGGCGAGACAGAACTAATCCTAAGCAGCTAACAGGGGTTAGCATTGCTTTGCTAAAGCGGGCCGTAGAAAGTTTAGATATAACCGTTGATGCCATTTACGTTGGCCCTTGGTCCCGCGCCCAGGCAAAAATTAAAGCTAATGAGCTGGATATGTTGGCAGGTGCTTTTTTAACCGTCGAACGTACTACTTATATGGAGTATGTTAAGCCCGCTTATACACAGGTTGCCAATGTTGTATTTGTTGCCAATGGTAAAGGCTTTAAATTTAAACGCTGGAGCGACCTTAAAAATAAACGTGGTGCAACTCTCATAAACAACAGCTTTGGGCAAAAGTTCGACCAATATGCTCAGGATCACTTAGCCCTTTATGGTGTTCGATCCTTAGAAATTGCTTTTAAGCTCTTACTTGCAAAACGAGCAGACTATGTAGTCTATGAACTTTATCCTGGGCTTGCCTACGCAAAAGCAATGGGAGTTAACCAAGAGATACGTCACTTCACTAATTATATTAACTCCGAGCCTTTATATTATACCTTTGCCTTAAAGTCTCCCTGCCTTGAAAAAAACCTTACCAAGCACTTGAGCGACTTTATTCACAGCCAAAAAAATACTCGTTTAGAAAAAGAACTATTAGAAGAGTACTTACAGCTTTGGCAAAATCAGGCCCACTTAGCCCTGGATGCGCCACCTTGA
- the lpxD gene encoding UDP-3-O-(3-hydroxymyristoyl)glucosamine N-acyltransferase: MASERTFSLQVIADHLEAELQGDPSYLISGIATLQQATSRDLSFLANPTYKKYLPDSQAGAILLAPDEADDFEGNALVLNNPYLGYAKISHWFSVQAQPAGYVHPSAAIAKTAKIAKTASIGANAVVEADAIIGENVVVGAGTVIGHTSEIGADSYLAANVTVCHGVLVGERVTIHSGAVIGADGFGFAHYNNEWHKIAQLGGVVIGSDAEIGANTTIDRGALDNTVIGCGVKLDNLIQIAHNVVIGDNTAVAGCVGISGSTKVGKNCTIAGGSGLAGHLTIADNVHITAMALVTKSIREPGSYSSGAGSSMPTAEWKKLVVRYRQLDKLAKRIKTLEQQLSAGA, translated from the coding sequence ATGGCATCAGAGCGTACTTTTTCCTTGCAAGTTATTGCAGATCACCTTGAGGCAGAGCTTCAAGGTGATCCTAGCTATTTAATCTCAGGAATTGCTACTTTACAGCAGGCAACGTCAAGAGATTTGTCTTTTCTAGCAAACCCCACTTACAAGAAATATCTGCCAGATAGCCAGGCAGGTGCAATATTGCTTGCACCTGATGAAGCGGATGATTTTGAAGGTAATGCCTTAGTCCTGAATAACCCTTATTTAGGCTATGCTAAAATTTCTCACTGGTTTAGTGTGCAAGCACAGCCAGCAGGTTATGTTCATCCCAGCGCGGCCATTGCTAAAACTGCAAAAATTGCAAAAACAGCATCTATTGGTGCTAATGCAGTTGTAGAAGCAGATGCCATTATTGGTGAAAATGTTGTTGTTGGAGCGGGCACAGTTATTGGTCACACCTCTGAAATTGGAGCTGATAGTTATCTTGCCGCCAATGTGACAGTTTGTCATGGTGTTTTGGTTGGTGAGCGAGTGACCATCCATAGTGGTGCTGTTATTGGTGCTGATGGTTTTGGCTTTGCTCACTATAACAATGAATGGCATAAAATTGCTCAATTAGGTGGTGTCGTTATTGGCAGTGATGCAGAAATAGGGGCTAATACGACTATCGATCGAGGCGCATTGGATAATACAGTGATAGGCTGTGGCGTTAAGTTAGATAACCTGATTCAGATTGCCCACAATGTTGTCATTGGGGATAATACTGCAGTTGCAGGCTGTGTTGGTATTTCTGGCAGTACAAAAGTCGGAAAAAACTGTACAATAGCCGGCGGCTCGGGTTTAGCTGGCCACTTGACTATTGCAGATAATGTTCATATCACCGCAATGGCACTAGTCACCAAATCAATTCGTGAGCCAGGCTCATACTCTTCTGGGGCGGGTAGTTCAATGCCTACCGCAGAATGGAAAAAGCTTGTGGTTCGCTATCGTCAGCTGGATAAGTTGGCCAAGCGAATTAAAACACTAGAGCAACAGCTAAGCGCTGGCGCTTAA